Proteins co-encoded in one Coxiella burnetii genomic window:
- a CDS encoding NAD(P) transhydrogenase subunit alpha: MFELIAALYIVMLAAFAGYEIIGRVPSILHTPLMSGTNFIHGIVLIGAMIVLASAQTPLIRVIGFIAVLIATINAAGGYVVTLRMLAMFKTSQDKDKNS, from the coding sequence ATGTTTGAATTAATAGCTGCACTTTACATTGTTATGCTCGCTGCGTTTGCGGGATATGAAATCATTGGCCGCGTTCCCAGCATTTTACACACGCCATTAATGTCGGGAACAAATTTTATTCACGGCATTGTGTTGATTGGGGCAATGATTGTATTAGCCTCTGCACAAACCCCGTTAATACGTGTTATCGGTTTTATTGCCGTTTTAATTGCAACTATCAATGCCGCGGGTGGTTACGTAGTGACTTTGCGAATGCTCGCAATGTTTAAAACCAGTCAAGATAAGGATAAAAATTCGTGA